One part of the Papaver somniferum cultivar HN1 unplaced genomic scaffold, ASM357369v1 unplaced-scaffold_123, whole genome shotgun sequence genome encodes these proteins:
- the LOC113331010 gene encoding uncharacterized protein LOC113331010 — MNNIEKVVQRMAAVIIPSYEEESEQVNVVFPNQRPRYDLYYNTYNPGWKEHPNFSYANQQAATPNPYGRQSGFQQPQFRPQPPPQPQQQTQNSSLEEMMKIMMKKQDTNAQEQKANSKRQDAILQKQDMAIEELQLQMGQLFTEMNQLKAHNSKKLASKTFVNPRDNVNAVFLRSGKQTEEPKRQEKVSPDIEKEVEVETVPKEKPTSTGQPRDTIPTFNTPPHFLVVLPSQRSKL, encoded by the coding sequence atgaacaacatagagaaggtagtacaacgAATGGCAGCAGTAATCATTCCTAGTTACGAAGAAGAGTCTGAACAGGTGAATGTTGTGTTCCCTAATCAGAGACCAAGGTATGATCTCTATTataatacttataatccaggttggaaGGAACACCCAAATTTCAGCTATGCAAATCAGCAAGCTGCAACTCCTAATCCTTATGGGCGACagagtggttttcaacaaccacagttCCGACCACAACCTCCACCTCAGCCTCAACAACAGACTCAAAATTCTAGTTTAGAGGAAatgatgaagattatgatgaaGAAGCAAGATACAAATGCTCAAGAACAGAAAGCAAACTCTAAGCGTCAAGATGCAATTCTGCAGAAACAAGATATGGCTATCGAAGAACTGCAACTTCAAATGGGACAATTATTTACAGAAATGAATCAACTGAAAGCACATAATTCGAAAAAGTTGGCATCAAAAACGTTTGTGAATCCTAGAGATAATGTCAATGCAGTGTTTTTGAGGAGTGGGAAGCAAACAGAAGAGCCAAAACGACAAGAAAAGGTTAGTCCCGACATAGAAAAAGAAGTAGAGGTGGAAACCgttccaaaggaaaagccaacctcaactGGCCAACCTAGGGACACAATTCCTACTTTTAACACACCACCTCATTttctagtcgttttgccaagtcaaagaagcaagctctag